From Streptomyces durmitorensis, a single genomic window includes:
- a CDS encoding non-ribosomal peptide synthetase: MTHPSPTPTPSGGTPLGPEAVAIIGVAMALPEADDLDTLHQNLLDGRISVRAPSKDRIHFAGARTDADYVKMGYLNRIDLFDHRFFGLSRREAELMDPHQRLAAQLAHQAIENACYAPGDLKGSNTAVVLSAPEPHYASLYTEDDPQQILASHPSAAAGRIAYLLDLAGPTLVLDTACSGSLTAIAVAMDQLRNGHADLALAGGVSVFPVIAPEHERVPTPGLESLEGVCRPFDARADGATGGEGGGLVLLKRLDDAIADEDHIHGVLRGIAVNHNGFRATSMSAPSARGQAQVLVEAWQQAGPGTLDYIECHGSGTRLGDVIEAEGLRQAFAEVASDSPCGISGVKGNIGHLNHAAGIAGLFKVLAGLRHATRYKNPNFETPNPLIDFTGPVQVDTQAMPWERTTDSTRRAGLSSFGLTGTNVHAVVEEPPAVAQATAQRNTVAELVTLSAKSPHALDAYAQRVADFLDRTGQHLPHVAHALNRGRDDHPYRLAATAHNNKELADRLRAPHPGEREQAAQAPVVLLFSGDAELGEETWTRLRAAFPGLADEEDAADDASPGALLLARLHAAYRLARSLGLTESRLVGNGIGNLVVRSVQDPATAAEARSKAMNAPLTSQVNEEGLRRAVRSLADEGAVLVELAADGALSREIARIAPELPVVRLFADPTREGVLSALGALYSLGADLDWNRYYESTEAHRIEVPTYPFDVDEVACWCRPPGAPALPARTSGAAVAERPAPQPGSGEPADTEPELADIWASVLKADEVTADSNYFELGGTSIAGIMVLRKAQDLFGVRLTFADLHAYPTLRELATRIDVLRAAGPDRDDWTITPIARPGRLPLSYNQEQLWYLDQLKPGTALYNIPVNLRYIGPFDLDAFQGALRDVVARQEVLRTRILDEDGRPYALADLPEPQLAFRDLTALPDAERRAEVTRAMTAEATEPFDMARGPLFRTVVIKFSEQDHVVAHTWHHIAFDGWAPAVFYRELAACYAARRGVPGPELPELLVQYADFAAWQRQWLDAERMERGLEYWRTQLRGLDAPELPIDRPRPAVQSFAGDSVRFCLDDELARQLRAFSVSESTTSFVTMLAVIDAVLHLWAGHRDVVVGAATTGRFNAATHDLIGYFNNLLPFRTRVDDGLSFRELVARCATTATGVLDHEEIPFAKIVADTDHRDPSRHPVFTVCYTHQNTATAPFDLADLTAERVGEELSTVSGVAPGTSKFDLTFGLYDQDGGPMDGYLEYAVDLFDPATARRLVDLFQKIAAAAMREPDRPLAELLTDRGPSLLAGEPFASPDERLISDVFAEHAALRPDETAVVDAAGEHTFAELDRRANRVARRLVEHGVGPDVAVPVIADRGADLVVGWLAVLKAAGAFASVDPSVPEQRVRSVLAGITAPVLLVGAGMEGYEDAGFPVLRIADLDTADAGTDHDAAPPQRAGTANLAYVVHTSGSTGHPQGCEVEHRVLINLLRWFGEEAGLTTDDRMVQLAAAGFDLAAFEVLCALYHGVTLCFVQDRLQTPENLLADFARLGVTVAGVPTPLAELILTELPDVPGLKLRFMLTGGDALRLRPPRRTPFTLLNVYGPTECGLCATAGRVTVAEAGAQGLPDIGRTLPGAQVYLLDSRGRPVQRGERGEVYLGGVNVGRGYHGKPGVTAVRFVADPFTDQPGARMYRTGDLALIRDDGTLAFQGRQDHQLELRGQRVEPAEIERVLMDHPRVHEAVVHAERQRSGALLLVAHVAGENVPEEAELTQWVARALPEYMVPGHVERHTDLPKTSNGKLDRKRMKETKVLDHDTIDELTSVTTTATPGAVLGAAGREAERILGDIWTDLLGIDRVEPGDNFFKIGGDSLLSVAIASRATRAGLRLTPHNVLEHPTLRGLAAFAGKVSAPAAAPQPAAPAAALAPVTEPVPPSPLVQAMLAKSGYAAQDFIRPVILETAAGIRGEMVRAAFERLVEVQEPLRYRFRHNSLGWRIECADRETSPVVDVRVLPPLDEEQLDAYLEADLDELLAGVDLGRGPLLRARFYDRGADLPGVILFVIHHFVYDALSFVPLIDDLNAAFDEQAPAVARPAAWRQWTRQLRSMAASDEVAGELPYWKGILSAGSGTEPAPENGTADEPPSLIRRTVEGKVASQLSDSGPAGQQAALAAVAVAWSRWRGTPDAFLSALGMGAAPNALWHGDRSVSFGWFTHLFPAFLRVAPEAGPAEILSAAGAALAVPNDGIGYGVLRHLSPHTSEVARLRELAEPQLLVEHLANANNGLAKLAGASIRMRSMALSTLPESLLAQVPIVVESHVIDGALEIGVVSRGSVADADMENFADHLVEAFTELAAAEGAVDTDGGR; encoded by the coding sequence ATGACGCACCCGAGCCCGACCCCGACTCCGTCCGGAGGCACTCCCCTGGGCCCGGAGGCCGTGGCGATCATCGGTGTCGCCATGGCCCTGCCCGAGGCCGACGATCTGGACACCCTGCACCAGAACCTGCTCGACGGGCGGATCAGCGTACGGGCGCCGAGCAAGGACCGGATCCACTTCGCCGGGGCGCGCACCGATGCCGACTACGTGAAGATGGGCTACCTCAACCGGATCGATCTCTTCGACCACCGGTTCTTCGGACTCTCCCGGCGTGAAGCGGAGTTGATGGACCCGCATCAGCGCCTGGCCGCCCAGCTCGCCCACCAGGCGATCGAGAACGCCTGCTATGCACCCGGCGACCTGAAGGGCTCCAACACCGCGGTCGTCCTCAGCGCGCCCGAACCCCACTACGCGAGCCTCTACACCGAAGACGACCCGCAGCAGATCCTCGCCTCGCACCCGTCCGCGGCAGCCGGGCGCATCGCCTACCTCCTCGACCTGGCCGGGCCCACGCTGGTCCTGGACACCGCGTGCAGCGGCAGCCTCACCGCCATCGCGGTCGCCATGGACCAGCTCCGCAACGGCCACGCGGACCTGGCGCTCGCGGGCGGGGTCAGCGTCTTCCCCGTCATCGCGCCCGAGCACGAGCGCGTACCCACGCCCGGCCTGGAGTCCCTCGAGGGGGTGTGCCGCCCCTTCGACGCACGGGCGGACGGCGCCACCGGAGGTGAGGGCGGCGGGCTCGTCCTCCTCAAGCGGCTGGACGACGCGATCGCCGACGAGGACCACATTCACGGTGTGCTGCGCGGCATAGCCGTCAACCACAACGGTTTCCGCGCCACGAGCATGAGCGCGCCGAGCGCCCGCGGTCAGGCCCAGGTACTCGTCGAGGCCTGGCAGCAGGCCGGGCCCGGGACGCTGGACTACATCGAGTGCCACGGATCGGGCACCCGGCTCGGCGACGTGATCGAGGCCGAAGGGCTGCGGCAGGCCTTCGCGGAGGTGGCCTCGGACAGCCCGTGCGGGATCAGCGGGGTCAAGGGCAACATCGGCCACCTCAACCACGCCGCCGGCATCGCCGGGCTCTTCAAGGTCCTCGCCGGACTGCGGCACGCCACCCGGTACAAGAACCCCAACTTCGAGACGCCCAACCCGCTGATCGACTTCACGGGTCCGGTCCAGGTCGACACGCAGGCCATGCCCTGGGAGCGCACGACGGACAGCACCCGCCGGGCGGGCCTGAGCTCCTTCGGCCTCACCGGCACCAATGTGCACGCCGTCGTCGAGGAGCCGCCCGCCGTGGCCCAGGCCACGGCGCAGCGCAACACCGTGGCCGAACTGGTCACCCTCTCCGCCAAGTCGCCTCACGCCCTGGACGCCTATGCCCAGCGTGTCGCCGACTTCCTCGACCGGACCGGGCAGCACCTGCCCCATGTCGCACACGCGTTGAACCGGGGCCGCGACGACCACCCCTACCGCTTGGCCGCGACCGCCCACAACAACAAGGAGCTGGCCGACCGGCTGCGCGCGCCGCACCCCGGCGAGCGCGAGCAGGCCGCCCAGGCACCGGTGGTGCTGCTCTTCTCCGGTGACGCCGAGCTCGGCGAGGAGACATGGACGCGCCTGCGCGCGGCCTTCCCCGGGCTCGCCGACGAGGAAGACGCCGCCGACGACGCCTCGCCCGGCGCCCTGCTGCTCGCCCGGCTGCACGCGGCGTACCGACTGGCGCGCTCCCTCGGGCTGACCGAGTCACGCCTGGTCGGCAACGGCATCGGCAACCTCGTGGTGCGCTCCGTTCAGGACCCCGCGACGGCGGCGGAGGCACGGAGCAAGGCCATGAATGCCCCGCTCACCAGCCAGGTCAACGAAGAAGGGCTTCGCCGCGCGGTGCGCAGCCTCGCCGACGAGGGCGCCGTCCTGGTCGAACTGGCCGCGGACGGCGCGCTGTCGCGCGAGATCGCACGAATCGCGCCGGAGCTGCCGGTCGTACGTCTCTTCGCGGATCCCACACGTGAGGGCGTGCTCTCCGCGCTCGGCGCGCTGTACTCGCTCGGCGCGGACCTCGACTGGAACCGCTACTACGAGAGCACCGAGGCGCACCGCATCGAGGTGCCGACCTACCCCTTCGACGTCGACGAGGTGGCCTGCTGGTGCCGTCCGCCGGGCGCCCCGGCGCTGCCCGCGCGCACGAGCGGGGCAGCCGTCGCCGAGCGGCCCGCCCCTCAGCCCGGTAGCGGCGAACCGGCGGACACCGAGCCGGAGTTGGCGGACATCTGGGCGAGCGTCCTCAAGGCCGACGAGGTCACAGCGGACTCCAACTACTTCGAGCTCGGGGGCACGTCGATCGCGGGCATCATGGTGCTGCGCAAGGCGCAGGACCTCTTCGGCGTGCGCCTCACCTTCGCCGATCTGCACGCGTACCCCACGCTGCGTGAACTGGCCACGCGCATCGACGTGCTGCGCGCGGCGGGTCCGGACCGGGACGACTGGACGATCACTCCCATAGCGCGCCCCGGCCGGCTGCCGCTCTCGTACAACCAGGAGCAGCTGTGGTACCTCGACCAGCTGAAGCCCGGCACGGCGCTCTACAACATCCCCGTCAACCTGCGCTACATCGGCCCCTTCGACCTCGACGCGTTCCAGGGCGCGCTGCGTGACGTCGTGGCCCGGCAGGAGGTCCTGCGCACGCGCATCCTGGACGAGGACGGCAGGCCGTACGCGCTCGCCGACCTGCCCGAGCCGCAGCTGGCCTTCCGCGACCTGACGGCGCTGCCGGACGCGGAGCGCCGCGCGGAGGTGACGCGGGCGATGACGGCAGAGGCGACGGAGCCGTTCGACATGGCGCGTGGACCGCTGTTCCGCACCGTGGTGATCAAGTTCAGTGAGCAGGACCATGTGGTGGCGCACACCTGGCACCACATCGCCTTCGACGGCTGGGCCCCCGCCGTCTTCTACCGGGAGCTGGCGGCCTGCTACGCGGCCCGTCGTGGCGTCCCGGGGCCCGAGCTGCCCGAACTGCTTGTCCAGTACGCGGACTTCGCGGCCTGGCAGCGCCAGTGGCTGGACGCGGAGCGCATGGAGCGCGGCCTTGAGTACTGGCGTACACAGCTACGCGGCCTGGACGCCCCCGAGCTGCCGATCGATCGCCCGCGCCCGGCCGTGCAGTCCTTCGCGGGCGACAGCGTGAGGTTCTGCCTCGACGATGAACTCGCCCGGCAGCTGCGCGCCTTCAGCGTCAGCGAGAGCACCACGAGCTTCGTCACCATGCTCGCCGTGATCGACGCGGTCCTGCACCTGTGGGCGGGCCACCGGGACGTGGTGGTGGGTGCGGCGACCACGGGCCGCTTCAACGCCGCCACGCACGACCTGATCGGCTACTTCAACAACCTCCTGCCGTTCCGTACGCGGGTCGACGACGGCCTGAGCTTCCGCGAGCTGGTGGCCCGCTGCGCGACCACGGCGACCGGCGTCCTGGACCACGAGGAGATCCCCTTCGCGAAGATCGTCGCCGACACGGACCACCGCGATCCGTCGCGGCACCCGGTGTTCACCGTCTGCTACACCCACCAGAACACCGCCACGGCCCCCTTCGACCTGGCGGACCTCACCGCCGAGCGAGTCGGGGAAGAGCTCTCCACGGTCTCCGGAGTCGCGCCCGGGACATCCAAGTTCGACCTCACCTTCGGCCTGTACGACCAGGACGGCGGCCCGATGGACGGCTACCTGGAGTACGCGGTCGACCTGTTCGATCCCGCCACCGCGCGCCGCCTGGTCGACCTCTTCCAGAAGATCGCCGCGGCGGCGATGCGCGAGCCCGACCGGCCCCTGGCCGAACTCCTGACGGACCGTGGGCCCTCGCTCCTGGCCGGGGAGCCCTTCGCGTCGCCCGACGAGCGCCTGATCAGCGACGTGTTCGCGGAGCACGCCGCGCTGCGCCCGGACGAGACCGCCGTCGTCGACGCGGCGGGCGAGCACACCTTCGCGGAGCTCGACCGGCGGGCGAACCGGGTGGCACGGCGCCTCGTCGAGCACGGCGTCGGCCCGGACGTCGCCGTCCCCGTGATCGCGGACCGTGGCGCGGACCTGGTCGTCGGCTGGCTCGCCGTCCTCAAGGCGGCCGGCGCCTTCGCGTCGGTCGACCCGAGCGTGCCGGAGCAGCGGGTGCGCTCCGTCCTGGCCGGGATCACCGCCCCCGTACTGCTCGTGGGCGCGGGCATGGAGGGCTACGAGGACGCCGGATTCCCGGTGCTGCGGATCGCCGACCTGGACACCGCGGACGCGGGCACGGACCACGACGCCGCGCCGCCCCAGCGAGCGGGGACGGCCAACCTGGCCTATGTCGTGCACACTTCGGGCTCCACCGGCCACCCGCAGGGCTGCGAGGTCGAGCACCGCGTTCTGATCAACCTGCTGCGCTGGTTCGGCGAGGAGGCGGGACTCACCACCGATGACCGGATGGTGCAGCTCGCCGCCGCCGGTTTCGACCTGGCCGCGTTCGAAGTCCTGTGCGCCCTGTACCACGGGGTGACCCTGTGCTTCGTGCAGGACCGGCTGCAGACTCCGGAGAACCTCCTCGCCGACTTCGCCCGGCTCGGCGTCACCGTGGCCGGCGTGCCGACCCCGCTCGCCGAGCTGATCCTCACCGAACTCCCCGATGTGCCGGGCCTCAAGCTGCGCTTCATGCTCACCGGCGGCGACGCACTCCGGCTGCGTCCGCCGCGCCGGACTCCGTTCACGCTGCTCAACGTCTACGGGCCGACCGAGTGCGGGCTCTGCGCGACCGCAGGCCGTGTGACCGTCGCCGAGGCCGGGGCCCAGGGGCTGCCGGACATCGGGCGGACACTGCCGGGCGCCCAGGTGTACCTCCTGGACTCCCGGGGGCGGCCGGTGCAGCGGGGTGAGCGGGGCGAGGTCTATCTCGGCGGCGTCAACGTCGGCCGCGGCTACCACGGCAAGCCTGGCGTGACCGCGGTCCGGTTCGTGGCCGACCCCTTCACGGACCAGCCCGGCGCCCGGATGTACCGCACCGGCGACCTGGCGCTGATCCGCGACGACGGGACCCTCGCATTCCAGGGGCGCCAGGACCACCAGCTCGAACTGCGCGGCCAGCGCGTGGAGCCCGCCGAGATCGAGCGGGTCCTGATGGACCATCCGCGGGTCCACGAAGCGGTCGTCCACGCCGAGCGGCAGCGCTCCGGCGCCCTACTCCTTGTCGCCCACGTCGCAGGCGAGAACGTACCCGAGGAGGCCGAGCTGACCCAGTGGGTGGCTCGCGCGCTGCCGGAGTACATGGTGCCCGGCCACGTCGAGCGCCATACCGACCTGCCCAAGACCAGCAACGGAAAGCTCGACCGCAAAAGGATGAAGGAGACCAAAGTGCTCGACCACGACACGATCGACGAGCTGACCTCCGTGACCACGACCGCGACCCCAGGGGCGGTCCTCGGCGCGGCCGGGCGCGAGGCCGAGCGGATCCTCGGTGACATCTGGACCGATCTGCTCGGCATCGACCGGGTGGAGCCCGGCGACAACTTCTTCAAGATCGGCGGCGACTCGCTGCTCAGCGTGGCCATCGCCTCGCGCGCCACGCGCGCCGGACTGCGCCTCACACCGCACAACGTGCTCGAGCACCCGACGCTGCGCGGGCTCGCCGCCTTCGCCGGGAAGGTCTCCGCGCCCGCTGCCGCACCACAGCCGGCCGCGCCGGCCGCCGCCCTCGCACCTGTGACGGAGCCGGTACCGCCGAGCCCGCTGGTGCAGGCCATGCTCGCCAAGTCGGGCTACGCGGCACAGGACTTCATCCGGCCCGTGATCCTGGAGACCGCCGCGGGCATCCGGGGTGAAATGGTGCGCGCGGCCTTCGAGCGCCTGGTCGAGGTCCAGGAGCCCCTGCGCTACCGGTTCCGCCACAACAGCCTCGGCTGGCGCATCGAATGTGCCGACCGAGAGACCTCCCCGGTCGTCGACGTCAGGGTGCTCCCGCCGCTGGACGAAGAGCAGCTCGACGCCTATCTGGAGGCCGACCTGGACGAGCTCCTCGCGGGCGTGGACCTCGGCCGGGGTCCGCTGCTGCGGGCCAGGTTCTACGACCGCGGTGCCGACCTGCCGGGTGTGATCCTCTTCGTCATCCACCACTTCGTCTACGACGCCCTTTCGTTCGTGCCGCTGATCGACGACTTGAACGCGGCGTTCGATGAACAGGCGCCGGCCGTCGCGCGCCCCGCCGCCTGGCGGCAGTGGACGCGCCAGCTGCGTTCGATGGCCGCGTCCGACGAGGTGGCCGGTGAACTCCCGTACTGGAAGGGCATCCTGAGCGCCGGCTCCGGGACGGAACCCGCGCCCGAGAACGGCACGGCCGACGAGCCGCCCAGCCTGATCCGCCGTACCGTCGAGGGCAAGGTCGCGTCCCAGCTCTCCGACAGTGGGCCCGCCGGCCAGCAGGCCGCGCTGGCCGCGGTCGCCGTGGCCTGGTCCCGGTGGCGCGGCACGCCCGATGCCTTCCTGAGCGCGCTGGGCATGGGGGCCGCGCCGAACGCGTTGTGGCACGGCGACCGGAGCGTGTCCTTCGGCTGGTTCACCCATCTGTTCCCGGCCTTCCTGCGAGTCGCGCCCGAGGCCGGACCCGCCGAGATCCTTTCGGCGGCCGGCGCCGCACTCGCCGTTCCCAACGACGGCATCGGGTACGGCGTCCTGCGCCACCTCAGCCCGCACACTTCCGAGGTCGCACGGCTGCGCGAGCTGGCAGAGCCGCAGCTCCTCGTCGAGCACCTGGCCAACGCCAACAACGGGCTCGCCAAGCTGGCCGGCGCATCGATCCGGATGCGGTCGATGGCACTGTCCACCCTGCCGGAGTCGCTCCTCGCCCAGGTGCCGATCGTGGTCGAGAGCCATGTGATCGACGGAGCACTCGAGATCGGTGTGGTGTCCCGGGGATCGGTGGCCGACGCCGACATGGAGAACTTCGCCGACCACTTGGTCGAGGCGTTCACCGAGCTCGCCGCCGCGGAAGGCGCGGTCGACACGGACGGGGGCCGCTGA
- a CDS encoding ketoacyl-ACP synthase III family protein, producing the protein MAPATALNALALHQPDGVLPVAQLPGLDQLGEVERETCAQLGIDEVRADDSLSAFDLAAQAAQRALVEAGLAADDLGALILIDSRAPETLMSSSATRLQALLGARRAATFSVGGLGCVSLTPALLTARGLLAADPDLEYVLVAHGSKPPTPQRYRHPVTVSGDGGAAAVISRSGPVRILDIVQETNGEYWDLFHVDFRDRPTGQWREECGDLPAYSFKLAVETRNRLHALHQRLLERNGLTTADIDCYLSHNLSTGGFRFTEEALDIKISTTCFDNLRRYGHLGPNDVLLNLHTELERGGLQDGQRAVLLSASPAAAWSLLLVEIGDAAATHYL; encoded by the coding sequence ATGGCCCCGGCGACTGCCCTGAACGCGCTGGCTCTGCACCAGCCGGACGGCGTGCTGCCCGTCGCGCAGCTGCCCGGCCTCGACCAGCTCGGCGAGGTCGAGCGGGAGACCTGCGCTCAGCTCGGCATCGACGAGGTCCGCGCGGACGACTCGCTGTCCGCGTTCGACCTCGCCGCCCAGGCCGCGCAGCGGGCTCTGGTGGAGGCCGGGCTCGCGGCGGACGACCTGGGCGCACTGATCCTGATCGACTCGCGTGCCCCCGAAACACTGATGAGCTCCTCGGCCACCCGGCTGCAGGCACTGCTCGGCGCCCGTCGGGCAGCGACGTTCTCCGTCGGTGGCCTCGGCTGCGTCTCCCTCACGCCGGCCCTGCTCACGGCCCGCGGACTGCTCGCCGCAGACCCGGACCTGGAGTACGTCCTGGTGGCACACGGCAGCAAGCCGCCCACGCCGCAGCGCTACCGGCACCCGGTGACCGTCAGCGGCGACGGCGGCGCTGCCGCGGTGATCTCCCGCAGCGGCCCGGTCCGCATCCTCGACATCGTCCAGGAGACCAACGGCGAGTACTGGGACCTCTTCCACGTCGACTTCCGGGACCGGCCCACCGGCCAATGGCGCGAGGAGTGCGGCGACCTGCCCGCGTACTCCTTCAAGCTCGCGGTGGAGACCCGCAACCGTCTGCACGCCCTGCATCAGCGCCTCCTGGAACGCAACGGCCTCACGACGGCGGACATCGACTGCTACCTGAGCCACAACCTGTCCACGGGGGGCTTCCGGTTCACCGAGGAGGCACTCGACATCAAGATCAGCACGACGTGCTTCGACAACCTCCGGCGCTACGGGCATCTCGGCCCGAACGACGTCCTGTTGAACCTCCACACGGAGCTCGAACGCGGCGGTCTCCAGGACGGGCAGCGCGCCGTACTGCTCAGCGCAAGCCCGGCCGCCGCGTGGAGCCTGCTGCTCGTGGAAATCGGCGACGCCGCGGCAACCCACTACCTGTGA
- a CDS encoding bacteriocin fulvocin C-related protein, whose protein sequence is MFNLRVVGTVPKNSRKIDYTFHFSEMSSSPDVPAAGLKITVKPEIKTSWPSAARYTYSGTMPGTKTFGEAQLAKSYTHSVTAKPGQGSAGLDTVFAVYEPTVSLAAPAPWTLKPPTSTKLYLIEMIDTHRRPGEGFLLGCLRSALQCRIAAQAAKGVRTLTGRAPWNGSPHKREEKFMTEWILAFDADCGFCEEVVDRVGNSVDGTLTTAGLTEPRVRALRVRALGEGAKWAPTLLAVDGDQVRAWTGTALSLRLARLLGPADSLRVVRALRGLDALRSPGRRGILKAVPGLALGTFLVTGGLAASPAQAVSRVKGSKASRWVQANPDRLPTGYTEFVSYPADYRRAVYGALSASARSDLWVAHFAHYRKTHPGLSAGQSAVLDDATRLAPQIIAGRGKGAAAADLETAVVSAFGESGARAVLRTLGPAGTHSAAPRRDQGIQAQDCNSRCGVGTGSCSSVCYGGCTWTDYGCGPLWLAPCSGLCN, encoded by the coding sequence ATGTTCAACTTGCGGGTCGTGGGCACCGTCCCCAAGAACAGCAGGAAGATCGACTACACGTTCCACTTCAGTGAGATGTCCAGCAGCCCCGATGTTCCCGCGGCCGGACTGAAGATCACTGTGAAGCCGGAGATCAAGACCAGCTGGCCCTCGGCCGCCCGCTACACCTACAGCGGCACCATGCCCGGCACCAAGACCTTCGGCGAGGCCCAACTCGCCAAGTCCTACACCCACAGCGTCACCGCCAAGCCCGGCCAGGGATCTGCTGGCCTCGATACGGTCTTCGCCGTCTACGAGCCGACCGTCAGCCTCGCAGCGCCGGCCCCTTGGACGCTGAAGCCCCCGACCAGCACGAAGCTTTATCTCATCGAAATGATTGACACTCACCGACGCCCCGGAGAAGGCTTTCTCCTCGGTTGTCTCCGGAGCGCGCTCCAGTGCCGAATTGCCGCGCAAGCCGCGAAAGGCGTGCGAACGCTCACCGGACGGGCTCCATGGAACGGTTCGCCACACAAACGTGAGGAGAAGTTCATGACCGAGTGGATTCTGGCATTCGACGCCGACTGCGGATTCTGTGAAGAAGTCGTCGATCGGGTGGGGAACTCCGTCGATGGAACGTTAACCACCGCGGGCCTCACGGAACCCAGGGTCCGTGCGCTGCGCGTGCGTGCTCTGGGGGAAGGGGCCAAGTGGGCCCCGACCCTGCTGGCGGTCGACGGCGACCAGGTGCGGGCCTGGACCGGAACCGCACTGTCCCTCCGCCTGGCGCGGCTGCTGGGACCGGCGGACTCGCTTCGGGTGGTGCGCGCGCTCCGTGGCCTCGACGCGCTGCGGTCACCGGGCCGTCGGGGAATCCTCAAGGCCGTGCCGGGGCTGGCCCTGGGGACGTTCCTGGTCACCGGCGGTCTGGCGGCCTCACCCGCGCAGGCGGTGTCCCGCGTCAAGGGGAGCAAGGCGTCACGCTGGGTGCAGGCAAACCCCGACCGACTGCCCACCGGCTACACCGAGTTCGTCTCCTATCCCGCGGACTACCGGCGCGCCGTCTACGGAGCGCTGTCCGCCTCGGCCCGGAGCGATCTGTGGGTCGCGCACTTCGCGCACTACCGGAAGACGCACCCGGGTCTGTCGGCCGGGCAGTCCGCCGTCCTGGACGACGCGACGCGGCTGGCACCGCAGATCATCGCAGGACGCGGGAAGGGAGCGGCCGCCGCCGATCTGGAGACGGCGGTCGTGTCGGCGTTCGGCGAGAGCGGCGCCCGCGCGGTGCTCAGGACGCTCGGCCCCGCCGGCACGCACAGCGCGGCACCTCGGCGCGACCAAGGTATCCAGGCCCAGGACTGCAATTCCCGGTGCGGGGTGGGGACCGGAAGCTGCTCCTCGGTGTGCTACGGCGGGTGCACCTGGACGGACTACGGCTGCGGCCCACTGTGGCTGGCTCCATGCAGCGGGCTCTGCAACTGA
- a CDS encoding GGDEF domain-containing protein has protein sequence MDAVRRDPLTGLLGRDGYTTKARQITTRYGDSARLVIVDPDHFKQVNDGPGGHAAGDRVLAMTAQRLTAWARSRGVVGRLGGDDPLTELDPAFSQVR, from the coding sequence GTGGACGCGGTCCGGCGCGACCCTCTGACAGGGTTGCTCGGACGTGACGGCTACACCACCAAGGCCCGGCAGATCACCACCCGGTATGGCGACAGCGCGCGGCTGGTCATCGTGGACCCGGACCACTTCAAGCAGGTCAATGACGGCCCCGGCGGCCACGCCGCGGGCGACCGCGTCCTGGCCATGACCGCGCAGCGGCTCACCGCCTGGGCGCGCAGCCGCGGGGTGGTCGGCCGCCTGGGCGGCGATGATCCGTTGACTGAACTAGATCCAGCATTTTCGCAGGTCAGATAG
- a CDS encoding tyrosine-type recombinase/integrase, which produces MLGRDPERELASFVLPEAGQLTETGDRWRPFVLLDADGVEIEPVAAFFAELLACDRSAATIRSYGMDLLRWWRFLRGWGIAWDRAVRSDARDFSRWMQIVNKPAPLHWRHQQDIQTETAPKPVPEKLPPGAPNPITGKSSPGPRYAPTTRAHCETVLRVFYDFHLSEGTGPILNPFPLDRSRRHGRAHAHHNPDERFRHERQGRYRPVIPKRAPRRISDAMFNALFAALKHDRDRALLAFWVSNGARAEELLTSRQRDALPGQQVLGVVRKGSRAYQQLPCSADAFVWLRLYQENAWRAGVPRGQNEGLWWTLRRPWRPLNYPAARAMFNRANSLLGTNWTLHDLRHTAAYRLARDPKMPLTDVQWVLGHAHLSTTQLYLPADRDEVIEHVRAHHARRTKSAERTPAPPAAGYNPESLNNLFGTAW; this is translated from the coding sequence ATGCTTGGACGTGATCCCGAGAGGGAGTTAGCAAGCTTCGTGCTGCCCGAGGCCGGACAGTTGACGGAGACAGGAGACCGATGGAGGCCGTTTGTCCTCCTGGACGCGGACGGCGTTGAGATCGAACCCGTGGCCGCCTTCTTCGCGGAGCTGCTGGCTTGTGACAGGTCAGCAGCCACGATCCGGTCGTACGGAATGGATCTGCTGCGTTGGTGGCGCTTCCTGCGGGGCTGGGGAATCGCCTGGGATCGTGCAGTCCGGTCGGACGCTCGGGACTTCTCGCGCTGGATGCAGATCGTGAACAAGCCCGCACCGCTGCACTGGCGCCACCAACAAGACATCCAGACGGAGACAGCACCAAAGCCGGTACCAGAGAAGCTGCCGCCCGGAGCCCCCAATCCGATCACGGGAAAGTCGTCACCAGGGCCGAGATATGCGCCGACAACGCGAGCGCACTGCGAGACCGTCCTGCGGGTCTTCTACGACTTCCACCTCTCCGAGGGAACAGGGCCGATCCTGAACCCGTTTCCGCTGGATCGCTCCCGGCGCCATGGCAGGGCACACGCTCACCACAATCCTGACGAGCGGTTTCGCCACGAACGGCAGGGCCGCTACCGGCCGGTCATCCCCAAACGAGCGCCTCGGCGGATCTCCGATGCGATGTTCAACGCGCTCTTCGCCGCGCTGAAGCACGACCGTGATCGAGCTCTGCTGGCGTTCTGGGTTTCCAACGGGGCTCGTGCTGAGGAACTGCTCACGAGTCGGCAACGCGACGCGCTGCCCGGCCAACAGGTCCTGGGGGTTGTCCGCAAGGGGAGCCGGGCCTATCAACAACTCCCCTGCTCAGCGGATGCTTTCGTCTGGCTACGGCTCTATCAGGAGAATGCCTGGCGGGCTGGGGTACCCCGCGGACAGAACGAGGGGTTGTGGTGGACGTTGCGCCGCCCATGGCGTCCCCTGAACTATCCGGCGGCCCGAGCGATGTTCAACCGGGCCAACAGTTTGCTCGGTACGAACTGGACTCTCCACGATCTTCGACACACCGCCGCCTATCGGCTGGCGAGGGATCCGAAGATGCCCCTGACCGACGTGCAGTGGGTGCTCGGTCATGCACACCTCTCGACGACACAGCTCTATCTTCCGGCCGACCGGGACGAGGTGATCGAACACGTTCGGGCACACCATGCCCGCCGGACCAAGTCCGCCGAGCGGACTCCCGCGCCTCCGGCAGCCGGCTACAACCCTGAATCCCTCAACAACCTTTTCGGGACTGCCTGGTGA